A single genomic interval of Zingiber officinale cultivar Zhangliang chromosome 4A, Zo_v1.1, whole genome shotgun sequence harbors:
- the LOC121972364 gene encoding uncharacterized mitochondrial protein AtMg00810-like, producing MARLTNAKPGWWQKGKILIVSLYVDDLIFTGNDESMFVKFKNSMKLEFDMTDLGRMKYFLGVDLLQNPEGIYISQRKYAKDVLEKFGMEKSNNVKNLIVPGVKLTKDEEGSKVNATMYKQLVGSLMYLTVTRPDLMYVVSLISRFMISPTELHLQAVKRVLRYLKGTVDLGVFYQNEGNGELMAYTDSVYVGDTNDRKSTSGYVFLLSGGDVSWSLKKQPVVALPTTEAEFVAVASCVCQGVWMRRVLEKLVLFSRQVYHRIM from the exons ATGGCGAGGTTGACAAATGCAAAGCCTGGCTGGtggcaaaagg GTAAAATTCTGATTGTTAGCCTATATGTTGATGATTTAATTTTCACCGGCAATGATGAAAGTATGTTTGTTAAGTTCAAGAATTCTATGAAACTTGAGTTTGATATGACTGATTTGGGAAGGATGAAATATTTTCTTGGTGTGGACTTGCTACAAAATCCTGAAGGCATCTATATtagccaaagaaagtatgcaaAGGATGTTTTGGAGAAGTTTGGTATGGAGAAGAGTAACAATGTGAAAAATCTCATTGTTCCTGGTGTTAAACttacaaaggatgaagaaggatcCAAAGTGAATGCTACCATGTACAAACAATTAGTTGGAAGTCTTATGTATCTAACTGTTACAAGACCAGATTTGATGTATGTGGTGTCTCTCATTAGTAGATTTATGATAAGTCCAACGGAGTTACATTTGCAAGCTGTGAAAAGGGTACTAAGATACTTAAAAGGAACTGTGGATTTGGGAGTCTTCTACCAAAATGAGGGTAATGGAGAGCTAATGGCATATACAGACAGTGTTTATGTAGGAGATACAAATGACAGGAAAAGCACTTCTGGTTACGTGTTTTTGCTTAGTGGAGGGGATGTGTCATGGTCTTTAAAAAAGCAGCCTGTAGTTGCTTTGCCCACTACTGAAGCAGAATTTGTAGCAGTTGCCTCGTGTGTTTGTCAAGGGGTTTGGATGAGGAGGGTATTGGAGAAACTCGTGTTATTTTCAAGGCAAGTGTATCACCGTATTATGTGA
- the LOC121972365 gene encoding uncharacterized protein LOC121972365 produces the protein MTDNFVQPAIPKFDGYYDHWSMLMENFLCSKEYWSLVETGIPVAVEGVELTEAQGKLFADQKLKDLKVKNYLFQVIDRTIMETILNKDTSKHIWDSMKQKYQGSTRVKRAQLQTLRKEFEILHMQEGESVDSYFARTLTIANKMKIHGENMQQVSNNLDILSLDELQSSLLVHEQRMNRHGSDEQALKVTYDKIGEDAGRGRGHFQYECPKWEKEVNYAELEEKEELLLMSYIKLDQAMREDVWFLDSGCSNHMCAHKEWFSDLDEEFRTSVKLGNNSTMTVMGKGNIRLQIIRATQIWASKFQGFESVAIQENGERVATTEGIIQNLH, from the exons ATGACTGATAATTTTGTTCAACCTGCAATTCCTAAGTTTGATGGATATTATGATCATTGGTCTATGCTTATGGAAAATTTCCTATGCTCAAAAGAATATTGGAGTTTGGTGGAAACTGGAATTCCTGTCGCAGTAGAAGGAGTGGAGCTTACTGAAGCACAAGGAAAATTATTTGCAGACCAGAAGCTAAAAGATTTGAAGGTTAAGAATTATTTATTTCAAGTCATTGATCGAACTATTATGGAAACAATTCTCAACAAAGACACTTCCAAACACATTTGGGACTCTATGAAGCAGAAGTATCAAGGTTCCACAAGAGTCAAAAGGGCACAACTCCAAACCCTTAGGAAGGAGTTTGAGATTCTACATATGCAAGAAGGTGAGAGTGTTGATTCATATTTCGCTCGAACTCTTACTATAGCAAACAAGATGAAGATTCATGGTGAAAACATGCAGCAAGTG TCTAATAACTTAGACATCTTAAGTCTTGATGAGTTGCAAAGTAGCTTATTGGTCCATGAGCAGAGGATGAACAGACATGGAAGCGATGAGCAAGCATTAAAGGTGACCTACGATAAGATTGGTGAAGAtgcagggagagggagag GGCATTTCCAATATGAGTGTCCTAAATGGGAGAAAGAAGTGAATTATGCAGAgctagaagagaaagaagaattaTTGCTGATGTCATATATCAAGCTTGATCAAGCAATGCGAGAAGATGTTTGGTTCCTTGACTCGGGGTGTTCTAATCATATGTGTGCACACAAGGAGTGGTTCTCGGATCTTGATGAAGAATTTCGGACTTCTGTGAAGCTCGGGAATAATTCCACAATGACTGTAATGGGAAAGGGTAACATCAGGCTGCAAATTATTAGAGCTACTCAG ATATGGGCATCTAAGTTTCAAGGGTTTGAGAGCGTTGCAATACAAGAAAATGGTGAGAGGGTTGCCACAACTGAAGGAATCATCCAAAATTTACACTGA